In Phycisphaerales bacterium, the sequence CCGAGAAGTACTGCTCGACCGTGCGGGTCTTCTTCGGGTCGTTCCCGATCACCTGCACCCCGACCTCCGACCCGCTGGCGGGCTTCAGGCGGACGCGGGCGACGGCCGTCTTGCGCCGACCCGTGCCCCACCACCAGCCCTTCTTGTCCGCGGGCTTGGCCATACGGGGCGGCTTCACACCCTCGACCGCCGGCGTCGCGGGGGAGGGGACTCCAAAGTTTCCAAGGTTCATCGTGCTCATCGTGTCTTCCGATTTCTCGTGTATGGGTCAGTTCGTTACGCGTTCGCGACCTTCATCACCGCCGGAGCCTTGTCCGAGTGCGGGTGCTCGCTCTCGCCATAGACATGCAGGTTCTTCATCATCACGCGGCTCAGGCGGTTCTTCGGGAGCATGCGCCGCACCGCGTCCTCGATGAGCAGTTCGGGCTTGCGATCACGCACCTGCCCATACGTCTCGGTCTTGAGGCCGCCCGGGTGGCTCGTGTACCGCATCTTCAGGCGGTGCTCGGCCTTGCGCCCCGTCAGCGCGACCTTCTTCGCGTTCGTCACGATCACGGGCTCGCCCGTGTCCACGTGGGGCGTGTACTCGGGGCGATGCTTGCCCATGAGGACCAGCGCCACCTCGCTCGCCAGACGACCCAGGGGCACGCCCTCGGCATCGATGTGACGCCACGACTTCTTCACCTGCCCGGGCTTGGCGAGATAGGTCTGCCGGCCCAGGGCCTCCGCGTTCTTCATCACACACCTCCGACGACTCGCGTGCCGATTCGGGTGGACAGCCACGCCGACGACACGAGATGGTCTTGCATCGCCGCCTACCGGGCGGGGCGGGCCTTGGGAAGCCCCATCCAAAGGGCGATCCAGGGCAAACTTGGCGTTCTCATCCGGACCCGAAAAGCCCGGCCACACCATCCAGTGTGGGGGCAGACATTAGCAGGGTGAAGACTTTCCTTCCAGCCGCCGCCGCCGATCCACCCCAAAACGCCGATACGCTCTCCACAAATGCTCCCGCCCGACCCCAACGCCAACCCGGACCAAAACCAAACACAGAACCCCTATCAGGTCACGCCGCCGACTATTCCAGGCCCGATGGGCATGCCCGGCGGCAATCCGCCAATCCGCCGAGAACGCGATGTGCCCGATCGTCGCTCGCTCCTGCCGCTCCCAGTCCTCTGGACCGTCGCGGCCGTGCTCGTCCTCACGATCTTCGGGATCCAGCAGGCGCCAAACTTCATCTCGCCCCCGCCGCCGGCCCCAGGCGCCACTGAGGAGATCGCGCCGCCGGACATCCAGTTCGAACTCACCGCGAAACTCGTCGTGAAGATGCACGGCGACTTTGGGTCCATGGCCGGGAGCATCGCCGACCTCGAGAAGGCGGCCAAGGAAAAGAACAAGGGCGCTCTCGCGCCGGTGGACGCCCTGCGACTTGCCGCCGTCGCCAATCAGTTCGGCGACTCTCCCGACCAATACCTCGAACTCGCCCGCGAGTCCGAGGACACCCAGGTGCTCGAGGACGCCGACCTCGTCGAGGCCGCACTCAATGGCAAAGCACTCACCCCCGAGCAAGCAGAGGGCCTGAAAGACCGACACGGCTACTTCGGCGAACTCGCCGCGATCCAACCCCTCCCCAAATCTGACTCTGTGAGACAATCACTCACGACAGGCGGCACACCGATCATCATCTTCTTCATCGCCGTCGGCCTGTTCCTGCTCCTCATCGCCCTCGCCTCGCTCGTCTGCTTCCTGTATGTCATCATCAACTGGAGCAAGGCCGAGCGCTCCTTCCGATTCGCCCCGCCCCAACCCGGCGGCGGGATCTACCTCGAAACCTTCGTCGTCTTCCTCATGTCCTTCCTGGGCATGCTCGCCATCTCGTCGATCGCGGCGAAGTTCATGGGACCGTCGAGCGCTGCCGTCCTCAGCCTCGTGCTCCAGTGGGGCGTCCTCCTCACGATTTTCTGGCCCCTCGCCCGCGGCGTGCACGCCAAAGACTGGCGCGCCCAGGTCGGCTGGCACACGGGCGAAGGAGTGGCCCGCGAGATCGTCATGGGACTCTTCGGCTATCTCGCCGGACTCCCACTCCTCGCCGGTGCCCTCATCGTGACGCTCATTCTCACGCTCATCGTCCAGCAGTTTCTCCCCGAAGGGGCCGGCGCCAACAAGATCGCCGACCTCATCGGTGCCGGCGGCCCACTCGAACTCGTCCTCCTCTTCGTCCTCGCCACCGTCTGGGCGCCCATCGTCGAGGAAACCATCTTCCGAGGCGGCGTCTTCCGCCATTTCCGAGGGCGCCTCGGCATGGTTGGCGCCGCCTTCCTCACCGCGTTCCTCTTCGGCGTGATGCACGGCTACGCCTTCTTCGCCCTCGCCCCCGTCATCAGCATCGGACTCATCTTCTCCTTCATACGCGAGTGGCGAGGCTCGATCATCGGACCCGTCGTCGCCCACGCCCTCCACAACGCCACCACACTCGGCATCGTCATCACCATGTTCACGCTGCTGAAATAAGGCGTCTCGTCGTCCCAGACCGGGATCATGCGCCAAGTGCCGCGTGGATCGGCGCCCGACCAACACCCGGCACAAGCCGCTCCACCATCGCCGCACACCGCAGCACGCGTGCATCCTCGAACACCGGCCCCACGAGTTGCACACCAACAGGAAGTCGCGTGCCGCCCACATCCGCCAACCCCGCCGGTACACCGATCGCCGGCAGTCCCGCGAGATTCACGCCGACCGTGTACACATCCTCAAGATACAGCGTCACCGGGTCGGTCGTCTTTTCCCCGAGTCTGAACGCGGGCGTCGGGGCCGTGGGCATGATCAAGCAGTCACACCCGCGGGCAAACGCGGCATTGAAATCCTCCATGATCTTCCGCCGGGCCTTCAGTGCCGTCGCGTAGTACGCGTCGTAGTACCCCGAACTCAGAACATGAGTCCCGAGCATGATGCGGCGTTTCACCTCGTCGCCCAGCCCCTCGCTCCGCGACCGCGCATAGAGCGTGTCGAGGCCCTCGCCCTCGCGGATCTCGGCCCGCATGCCGAATCGGATGCCGTCGTATCGCGCCAGGTTCGAACTCGCCTCGGCACAGCACACGATGTAGTACGCCGCGATCCCCGCGTCGGTCATCGGGAGGTTCACATCGACGATGGTCGCGCCCGCATCGCGAAGCCGCGCGACGGTCTCGTCGAAGACCCGTGCCACCTCGGGGTGGTTCGCGCCCGACCGCGCTTCGCGCGGCACACCAATCGTCCAAGTCGAAGCCGTCTCGTTCGAGCCGCGCACCACCTCTGCAAATCTCTCAACCTCGCGCGTGGAACACGTTGAGTCGTTCTCATCTCCGCCGGCTATCGCCTCGAGCACAAGCGCCGCATCGCGCACGTCCTTCGTGATCGGCCCGATCTGATCGAGACTGCTCGCGAACGCGACCAGCCCGAATCGGCTCACACGCCCATACGTCGGCTTGAATCCGACAACGCCGCACATCGACGCGGGCTGGCGGATCGAGCCGCCCGTGTCGCTCCCCAGCGCGACGGGCACCACGCCCGCCGCGACGAGCGCCGCCGACCCACCCGACGACCCACCCGGCACGCGCGACACGTCCCACGGATTCCGCGTCGCGTGGAACGCCGAGTGCTCCGTCGAGGATCCCATCGCGAACTCGTCGAGATTGCTCTTACAGATCGGGACGCACCCCGCACGAAGCAAACGCGTCACCACCGTCGCGTCAAACGGCGAGCGATACTCCTCGAGCATGCGGCTCGCACACGTCGTCCTGCCGATCGCCGTGCAGATGTTGTCCTTGATCGCGATCGGCACACCCGCGAGCGGCATCGACTCGCCACGCCGGAGTCGCGCGTCGACCTCGTCGGCGATCCGGAATGCTTCCTTCGCGAGCGTCTGTGTCGTCGCCCGGATCTTCGGCTCGACGTGCGCGAGGCGCGCAAGAGCCCCCTCGGCCTCGGCCCTCGCCGTGGTCTCGCCCCGCCGCACGCGCTCAGCAAGATCGAACACGTTCACGCGCCACCACCCTCGCCGCCGCCAAGCACCTTGGGGACCTTGAGGAACGCGTCGTGCATCGCCGGGGCGATCTTCGAGAGCGCGGCCGAATCAAGAAGCAAACCCGGCGGGGCCGCGGCATCATCTTCCCGCGTGCGGGCGTCCTCACCCGCGACATGCGTCAGCGGCTCCACGCCCGACAGATCGAGCCGCTGCAAACGCGCCATCAGCGCCAGAACCGATGCCAGATCCCGCCCGTATCGTTCGGCGTCGGCGTCTGTGAGTTCGAGCCGCGCAAGCCGCGCGACCTTGCGAACCTCGTCGATCGACAGCGGCGCCGCGGCATGAGATTGTGGATCGGCCGGATCGGACATGACCGAGTGTACGAGTGGGGCGATGGCGATGGAGTCGGGCACAACATCCAACGGCACAGTGAAAACGAAGTCAACAAATCGACTCCGAGGAGCATCTCGGACGTTTGTATCAGTATTGGCGCGCCCTTCAGTAGCGCTTCTTCTGTTCGGGCTCCTGATCGCAGACACACTCTGGCTGATCAGTGTTTCGAATCAGACCTCATTCCCTAGAAGGTTCTTTGGTCTTGAGGGTTCTGTGAGGATCAATGTTGATCCACTTTACGTCATAGCAGATGACGTTCGGTCAGAAGTCGTCGCACGCTCTGATGACTCTGCAGACTTGTTTCTCGGAGCGATTGATCCACCGTGGGGTCGTGGCTTTCATGTGTGGACTCAGACACAACCCCGCATCGCATGGTGTGTGTGGGGGAGACAGAACTCGATAGTGGTCGTTTCGCTCGATGGAGGCATGGAGCCGATCTCCGAAAAAACTCAAAGCAGAATCTACCACGCACTAGCTGTAGCAGATGGCGCGACAACAACCGAAGACATCAAACAGCACACACGCGTGCACACATCGCTTGATCTCGACGCCGGCGGCATTCTCCACAACGTCATTTCGCTTTCAACCCTCACACTCTTCCCCATATCCCTCACATGGATTCCAGCGGCCATCAGCCCAAGGCGCCGGCGACTCCGTCGCGGACAATGCCCCAAGTGCGCCTACACCCTCGCGGGCGTGCCCCGCGTCGGCACTGGCGTCCGCTGCCCGGAGTGTGGCACGACGTGGGACACCGTCGACTGGCGCGACGTGCGTCAGTTCGATTCGAACGCCAGCACAGCGGATTAACACGAACTACGAACCGCCGGTCTCGCCATCCTTTGGCGTAGTCGGTGTGGCTGGCGCCGGCGTCGGCGCGGGCTTGCCCGTCTCGATGTCCTCGCCCCGGAAGTGGCGCGACATGTCGCGGACCATCTGCGCGCCCCGATATCGCTGCTGGGGCGAGGCGCTCCCGCCGACCTTCCGGTCCATGAACTCGAAGAGCCGCCCGAGCGTCTCGCCGTCGGGCCGGGCGCTCGGGTCGCGCATCTGCTCGCGGTCGCGCTGGGCCTGGCGACGAGCGCGTTCGAGGCGCTTCTCGTCGGGCGTGTCGCGGACGCGCCCGCCCAGCGCCTCAAGCATCTTCTCAAAGTCGACGTACGCGTTCTCGAGGAACTTCGCGCGGTCCTCCTCGGGAACCTTGCCATAGTCCTTGGCCTTGTCGTCCCACGCGTCCACGACGAGCCGCGAGACGTTCTCTTCAAGTTGCGTGCGAGCCTGGCCCTTCAGTCCCGCCACGAACGCCGCCATCATTACCGAGTCGTTCGACGAAAGCCCCTTGAGGCGCGAGATGAGTTTGGAGAGAAGGTCCAGCCGCTCGCGCAGCGGCAGGTTGTTGAACTCGTTGGAGAGCAGCGTGTAGTCCAGCACCCCGGCCAGTTCGTCGTCGAGATAGTCGGGCGTGGGCCGCGGGCGCAACTCGATATACGCCCACACGCCGCCCCCCGCGAGCGTGAGCAAGGCGAGCACGCCACCGGCCCGCGCCACATTCTTCCGTCGCGTGGGCGACATCGAGCCCCACCATCGCGCCAGCGTCGCCCCCGCCGATTCTCGAGGGCGCTTCGCCGGCATGGAAACCGGCGCGTCACCAAGCCCGTCGAGAATGCTCCCGGCACGAGAACCAGAGGCCCCATTGCCGTCATTCGAGTGAACGCTCATCGCCCGTCTCCTCTCGCTCGCATCGAGCCACCCGGCAGCGGCGGCACGGTCTCCAATCCGCCGAATCGCACGACATCCTCAATGAGTCGAGTCCGCTCGTCGTCGGTGATGAAGAGCGCCTGGGCCGCGCTCCCGTCGCCGAAGTAGAGCGCGTTGCGGTTCCACCGGCTCTGCGTGTCGCCGCCCGTCCCCATGTCCTTGAATCGCGGGTTGTGCCAGTCGTCGGCATCAAACACAATCGGCAGCCGCGGCTGCGCCTCGAACGCCCGGGTCACGCCGTGCTGCACATTGGGCACCGTGAAGAGTTCCGCCGCGATCATGATGATCCCCGGGAAATACTCGTAACTGGTCCCGCTCGATTGCCACAACGGCTTGAAACTCGTCGCGGAATCGTGGGAGAAGAGATCGCTCGGGCAGCGATACGGCGCAAACGTCGTCCAATCCCCCATGCCGGTCGCCTGCACGGGCTTGGGCGCATCGATGTACTTTTCCATCACGTCGAGCAGCGACGGGTCGTTGGTGTTGGACCCCTCGTTGAGCGGGCGAACCTTGGGGAGCAATCCCTTGGACTCGGTCTGCAGGTACATCTGGAGTCCCTGTCCCATGGAGCGGAGGTTCACGAGGCACGAGGTTCGCCTCGCCGCCTCCTTCGCCTTCGCAAACGCCGGAAGCAACAGCCCGATGAGCAACGCAAGAATCGCGATGACGACGAGGAGTTCGATGAGCGTGAACGCGTCGCGTGCGCATCGCCTACGCCCGATGGCGGTGGGGGAGGTTGTCTTCGAGGTGAGTCGGGGCATGCGTGCCATCCTTCCACATCATCCATCGGCGTTGGCGAGCGAGCGGATTCGAAACCGAGCCGGGAATCTCCTGATCACCACGGGAACTTGAGCGCGACCGACCCGGCCTGAACCTGGTCCACGATCTGTTGGGCGACCGGCGTCTGGATCGTGCGTAGCGTCTGGGCGTTGGCCTTCACGCTTGTCTTGAGTTGCTCGTCGTCACGCATCGCGACCTCAAGACTCTTGGCGATCGACGCCAGCCCCGCCTTGAGTTGCCGCGCGCGGAGCACCGCCGCGACCAACGCCGCACCCAGCGCCACAGGCACTCGCCACGGCGTCGGCAGCACGCTCGAAATCGTTCCGGTCAGGGTGCCCACCATCCCCTCCGTTTCCGTCGGATTGTTGGCGTTCCCCAGCGCCCGATCGACCTGCTCGATCGCCGCCGACAGTGTCTGGGCGGCATCGTCCACGCTCTTGAGTTGCGCGTCAAGACCAGGTCGAGCAGGATCGTCGATGGGAAGTTGGGCAAGCACGCCGCGAATCTGTGTGCCCTCCTGGGCCAGTTGTTCCCGGACGTGGGCGGCCTGATCACGCAGTTCCAGCACGCGCCCCGTGTCCGTGCACGCGGGGAGGAACAACAGCCACACCGACGACACCACCATCACGAGCAACGCCAGTTCCGGGTTCCGTGTCTTCATCGCGTCAATCCTTTCGTGTCGCGCGGGCACACGCACCGATTCCGACAAACCGTTGTCGGGCATGGCACGATGCCGCGGAGCATCACGCTACCGCGTGCCGCGGCAAACACAAGAGGGCGCACGAGAACCGACGCGAACGAGCGCGCAACAACGATCAACGCGCAACGGATCGCGCGCAAAGGCGACGATCGATCGTCGTAACAACTACACCTCGCCGACGGTCTTCAGCAACTCGCGCACGAGGATGTGCGTCAGCGCGTGCCCCGACCGACGTGCCTCGACGCGTGCAAGAAGGGGCATACCCAGGAGCGCAAGATCACCCACAAGGTCCAGGAGTTTGTGCCGGGCAGGCTCGTTGTCGAAACGCAGCGCGTTGTCGATCGGCGTGCCGGTCGAGTCGAGCACGAGCAGGTCGCGGGGGGAGACATGCGTGAACAGGCCTCGTGACTGCAGCGCCCGCGCCTCGGGCTCAAGACTAAACGTCCGGGCCGGGGCGACGTCGCGGACGAACGCGTCGGCATCGCCCTCCCACACAGCCAGCGAGGTCGTCGGTACTCCCGCGATCGGAAGGACGAGTTCATAGGAGGCGTGCAGCCCGGTCGTCAAAGGTGTTCCGTGGGGCGTCGCAACAATCGAGGCACCGCTCGCCGCGTCCTCAACCCGCACTTCTCGATCAAGACGCAGCGCTTGTCCAAAGCCAACGTCCAAAGAGAGGTCAATCAGCCCCGCGCAACGGATCGCCTCGACGAACGCGACTGCCGAGCCGTCGAGGATGGGGATCTCTGGACCATCCACACGGACGATCGCGTCGGTGACGCCAAGCCCGGCAAGAGCCGCGAGCACGTGCTCCACGGTGGTCACGCCCGCGCGATCC encodes:
- the rplM gene encoding 50S ribosomal protein L13 — encoded protein: MKNAEALGRQTYLAKPGQVKKSWRHIDAEGVPLGRLASEVALVLMGKHRPEYTPHVDTGEPVIVTNAKKVALTGRKAEHRLKMRYTSHPGGLKTETYGQVRDRKPELLIEDAVRRMLPKNRLSRVMMKNLHVYGESEHPHSDKAPAVMKVANA
- a CDS encoding CPBP family intramembrane metalloprotease codes for the protein MLPPDPNANPDQNQTQNPYQVTPPTIPGPMGMPGGNPPIRRERDVPDRRSLLPLPVLWTVAAVLVLTIFGIQQAPNFISPPPPAPGATEEIAPPDIQFELTAKLVVKMHGDFGSMAGSIADLEKAAKEKNKGALAPVDALRLAAVANQFGDSPDQYLELARESEDTQVLEDADLVEAALNGKALTPEQAEGLKDRHGYFGELAAIQPLPKSDSVRQSLTTGGTPIIIFFIAVGLFLLLIALASLVCFLYVIINWSKAERSFRFAPPQPGGGIYLETFVVFLMSFLGMLAISSIAAKFMGPSSAAVLSLVLQWGVLLTIFWPLARGVHAKDWRAQVGWHTGEGVAREIVMGLFGYLAGLPLLAGALIVTLILTLIVQQFLPEGAGANKIADLIGAGGPLELVLLFVLATVWAPIVEETIFRGGVFRHFRGRLGMVGAAFLTAFLFGVMHGYAFFALAPVISIGLIFSFIREWRGSIIGPVVAHALHNATTLGIVITMFTLLK
- the gatA gene encoding Asp-tRNA(Asn)/Glu-tRNA(Gln) amidotransferase subunit GatA, whose protein sequence is MNVFDLAERVRRGETTARAEAEGALARLAHVEPKIRATTQTLAKEAFRIADEVDARLRRGESMPLAGVPIAIKDNICTAIGRTTCASRMLEEYRSPFDATVVTRLLRAGCVPICKSNLDEFAMGSSTEHSAFHATRNPWDVSRVPGGSSGGSAALVAAGVVPVALGSDTGGSIRQPASMCGVVGFKPTYGRVSRFGLVAFASSLDQIGPITKDVRDAALVLEAIAGGDENDSTCSTREVERFAEVVRGSNETASTWTIGVPREARSGANHPEVARVFDETVARLRDAGATIVDVNLPMTDAGIAAYYIVCCAEASSNLARYDGIRFGMRAEIREGEGLDTLYARSRSEGLGDEVKRRIMLGTHVLSSGYYDAYYATALKARRKIMEDFNAAFARGCDCLIMPTAPTPAFRLGEKTTDPVTLYLEDVYTVGVNLAGLPAIGVPAGLADVGGTRLPVGVQLVGPVFEDARVLRCAAMVERLVPGVGRAPIHAALGA
- the gatC gene encoding Asp-tRNA(Asn)/Glu-tRNA(Gln) amidotransferase subunit GatC; this translates as MSDPADPQSHAAAPLSIDEVRKVARLARLELTDADAERYGRDLASVLALMARLQRLDLSGVEPLTHVAGEDARTREDDAAAPPGLLLDSAALSKIAPAMHDAFLKVPKVLGGGEGGGA
- a CDS encoding prepilin-type N-terminal cleavage/methylation domain-containing protein; this encodes MPRLTSKTTSPTAIGRRRCARDAFTLIELLVVIAILALLIGLLLPAFAKAKEAARRTSCLVNLRSMGQGLQMYLQTESKGLLPKVRPLNEGSNTNDPSLLDVMEKYIDAPKPVQATGMGDWTTFAPYRCPSDLFSHDSATSFKPLWQSSGTSYEYFPGIIMIAAELFTVPNVQHGVTRAFEAQPRLPIVFDADDWHNPRFKDMGTGGDTQSRWNRNALYFGDGSAAQALFITDDERTRLIEDVVRFGGLETVPPLPGGSMRARGDGR
- a CDS encoding UDP-3-O-acyl-N-acetylglucosamine deacetylase, producing the protein MIVAHPRRTLARPTGRIEGVGLFSGKACAITLEPSATPRDGPVSQGLRFLTVMGEIVANVAHQTSDAALAHMPLGVPARNTTLARDRAGVTTVEHVLAALAGLGVTDAIVRVDGPEIPILDGSAVAFVEAIRCAGLIDLSLDVGFGQALRLDREVRVEDAASGASIVATPHGTPLTTGLHASYELVLPIAGVPTTSLAVWEGDADAFVRDVAPARTFSLEPEARALQSRGLFTHVSPRDLLVLDSTGTPIDNALRFDNEPARHKLLDLVGDLALLGMPLLARVEARRSGHALTHILVRELLKTVGEV